In one window of Caenimonas aquaedulcis DNA:
- a CDS encoding PHA/PHB synthase family protein, whose product MNSEAVWAQAAQQFQQSLGDSWTQAMQTFSGVHGAGMPAMPQLQFSPDKLEALQQAYVKEATELWNSGLSANPGAGDKRFASDAWSANPVAAFSAAVYLLNARTLLAMAEAADTDAKTKARLRFAIEQWMAASSPSNFMCLNAEAQKKAIETQGESIAKGVQNLLKDIKQGHVSMTDESVFEVGTNVATTEGAVVFENELFQLIEYKPLTKQVHERPFLVVPPCINKFYILDLQPENSLIRYLVSQGHRTFVISWRNADDAVQGKTWDNYVGEGPMEAIRVVREITGAKQLNALGFCVGGTILGTALAVHAARGEKPVASATFLTTLLDFSDTGVLDLFIDEPFVKFREMQLGRGGLLKGQELASTFSFLRPNDLVWNYVVGNYLKGETPPPFDLLYWNSDSTNLPGPMFTWYLRNTYFENNLVKPGKLTVCGEKVDLGNLDIPVYIYGSREDHIVPIGGAYASTKHLPGKKRFVMGASGHIAGVINPPAKNKRSYWTNDKLPESLETWIKGAKEHPGSWWTDWSNWLKPHAGKLVAAPKTYGKGKFKAIEPAPGRYVKAKA is encoded by the coding sequence ATGAATTCTGAAGCAGTCTGGGCGCAGGCCGCCCAGCAGTTCCAGCAGAGCCTCGGCGACAGCTGGACGCAGGCCATGCAGACCTTTTCCGGGGTCCATGGCGCCGGCATGCCCGCGATGCCGCAACTGCAGTTCTCCCCCGACAAGCTCGAGGCCCTGCAGCAGGCGTACGTCAAGGAAGCCACCGAGCTCTGGAACAGCGGCCTCTCCGCGAACCCCGGTGCGGGCGACAAGCGCTTCGCCTCCGACGCCTGGTCCGCGAACCCGGTGGCGGCGTTTTCCGCGGCGGTCTACCTCCTCAATGCGCGCACGCTGCTGGCCATGGCCGAAGCCGCCGATACGGACGCGAAGACCAAGGCTCGGCTGCGTTTCGCGATCGAGCAATGGATGGCTGCTTCGTCGCCGAGCAACTTCATGTGCCTGAACGCCGAGGCGCAGAAAAAGGCCATCGAGACGCAGGGCGAAAGCATCGCCAAGGGCGTGCAGAACCTGCTGAAGGACATCAAGCAGGGCCACGTGTCCATGACGGACGAGAGCGTGTTCGAGGTCGGCACCAACGTCGCCACGACCGAAGGCGCGGTGGTGTTCGAGAACGAGCTTTTCCAGCTCATCGAATACAAGCCGCTCACCAAGCAGGTGCACGAGCGCCCCTTCCTGGTCGTGCCGCCCTGCATCAACAAGTTCTATATCCTGGACCTGCAGCCCGAGAATTCGCTCATCCGCTACCTCGTGTCGCAGGGCCATCGCACTTTCGTCATCAGCTGGCGCAACGCGGACGACGCGGTGCAGGGCAAGACCTGGGACAACTACGTGGGCGAAGGCCCGATGGAGGCGATCCGCGTCGTGCGCGAGATCACCGGCGCGAAGCAGCTCAACGCGCTGGGCTTCTGTGTCGGCGGCACGATCCTGGGCACCGCGCTGGCCGTCCACGCGGCGCGGGGCGAAAAGCCGGTGGCCTCGGCGACCTTCCTCACCACGCTGCTGGACTTCTCCGACACCGGCGTGCTGGACCTCTTCATCGACGAGCCCTTCGTCAAGTTCCGGGAAATGCAGCTGGGCCGGGGCGGCCTGCTGAAGGGCCAGGAACTCGCGTCTACATTCAGTTTCCTTCGCCCCAACGACCTGGTGTGGAATTACGTGGTGGGCAATTACCTCAAGGGCGAAACGCCGCCGCCGTTCGACCTGCTGTACTGGAACAGCGATTCCACGAACCTGCCCGGGCCCATGTTCACCTGGTACCTGCGCAACACCTACTTCGAGAACAACCTCGTCAAGCCCGGCAAGCTCACCGTGTGCGGCGAGAAGGTGGACCTGGGCAATCTCGACATTCCCGTGTACATCTACGGCTCGCGCGAAGACCACATCGTGCCCATCGGCGGCGCCTACGCGTCGACGAAGCACCTGCCCGGGAAGAAGCGCTTCGTCATGGGCGCGTCGGGCCATATCGCGGGGGTGATCAACCCGCCCGCGAAGAACAAGCGGTCCTACTGGACCAACGACAAGCTTCCCGAATCGCTCGAGACCTGGATCAAGGGCGCCAAGGAACATCCGGGCAGCTGGTGGACCGACTGGTCGAACTGGCTGAAACCCCACGCGGGCAAGCTGGTCGCAGCCCCCAAGACTTACGGCAAGGGCAAGTTCAAGGCGATCGAGCCTGCGCCGGGCCGCTATGTGAAAGCCAAGGCTTAA
- the pgeF gene encoding peptidoglycan editing factor PgeF — MQSPPGWIVPAWPAPRGVEAACSTRLGGASRPPYDSLNLGDHVGDSPADVARNRATYAEALGAHPVFMKQVHGWGAAHIDADSADGIEADICVTAERRVACTIMVADCMPVLFALRDAGAVAAAHAGWRGLAGEGGRGVIECAWEQLRDANGGRPAPSDVLAWLGPCIGPEAFEVGEEVKQAFEASDAGAAACFRVHAPGKYLADLPALARRRLAALGITSVHGNDGSAPWCTVGNPSIFFSHRRDRVSGRFAASVWLA, encoded by the coding sequence ATGCAATCGCCCCCTGGGTGGATCGTCCCCGCATGGCCCGCGCCGCGGGGTGTGGAGGCGGCGTGCTCGACGCGCCTGGGCGGGGCCTCGCGACCCCCCTACGACAGCCTCAACCTGGGCGATCACGTCGGCGATTCGCCCGCCGACGTCGCGCGCAACCGCGCGACTTATGCGGAGGCGCTCGGCGCGCATCCCGTGTTCATGAAGCAAGTGCACGGCTGGGGGGCGGCGCACATCGACGCGGACAGTGCCGACGGCATCGAAGCGGATATCTGCGTCACCGCCGAAAGGCGCGTGGCGTGCACGATCATGGTGGCCGATTGCATGCCTGTGCTCTTCGCGCTGCGCGACGCCGGCGCGGTCGCGGCGGCGCATGCGGGATGGCGTGGCCTGGCGGGCGAGGGCGGGCGCGGGGTGATCGAATGTGCGTGGGAGCAGCTGCGCGACGCGAACGGCGGGCGGCCCGCTCCGTCGGACGTCCTCGCCTGGCTGGGCCCCTGCATCGGCCCGGAGGCCTTCGAGGTGGGAGAGGAAGTCAAGCAGGCCTTCGAAGCATCGGATGCAGGCGCAGCGGCGTGCTTCCGCGTTCACGCGCCCGGCAAATACCTCGCCGACCTGCCGGCGCTCGCGCGGCGCCGTCTTGCGGCGCTCGGCATCACCTCCGTCCACGGCAACGATGGCAGCGCGCCGTGGTGCACCGTGGGCAATCCCTCAATCTTCTTTTCGCACCGGCGCGACCGCGTCAGCGGGCGGTTCGCCGCGAGTGTCTGGCTCGCCTGA
- the maiA gene encoding maleylacetoacetate isomerase, which translates to MKLYNYFRSSASFRVRIALQLKGLPYDYVPVHLVKGEHKKEGFASIAPSTLVPMLELDGGERLSQSMAIIEYLDEVHPETPLLPRDALGRAKVRALAQDIACEIHPLNNLRVLKYLVRELKVDEETKNTWYRHWVREGLEAFERQLAALPRSKYCYGDTPTLADCCLVPQIFNGRRVNTSYEGLPRTMAAFDACMAHPAFQAAQPSNCPDNEP; encoded by the coding sequence ATGAAGCTCTACAACTACTTCCGCTCCTCCGCCTCGTTTCGCGTGCGCATCGCGCTGCAACTGAAGGGTTTGCCCTATGACTACGTGCCTGTGCACCTGGTGAAGGGCGAGCACAAGAAGGAGGGCTTCGCCTCCATCGCGCCGTCGACGCTCGTGCCGATGCTGGAGCTCGATGGGGGCGAGCGGCTCTCGCAGTCCATGGCGATCATCGAATACCTCGACGAAGTGCATCCCGAAACGCCGCTGCTGCCGCGCGATGCGCTGGGCCGCGCGAAGGTGCGTGCGCTGGCGCAGGACATCGCGTGCGAAATCCATCCGCTCAACAACCTGCGCGTGCTGAAGTACCTCGTGCGCGAGCTGAAGGTGGACGAGGAAACGAAGAACACGTGGTATCGCCACTGGGTGCGCGAGGGACTGGAAGCTTTCGAGCGGCAACTCGCGGCGCTGCCGCGTTCGAAGTACTGCTATGGCGACACGCCCACGCTCGCCGACTGCTGCCTCGTGCCGCAAATTTTCAATGGGCGCCGTGTGAACACGAGCTACGAGGGATTGCCGCGCACGATGGCCGCCTTCGACGCGTGCATGGCCCATCCGGCGTTCCAGGCGGCGCAGCCGTCGAACTGCCCGGACAACGAGCCTTGA
- a CDS encoding Rieske 2Fe-2S domain-containing protein: MRAEQNELITRIGPGTPCGAVLRSYWQPVALVDEFDPALDPRMAERAVKAVRILGQDLVLFRDAQGAWGLLDRACPHRGADLSFGRHEGDGLRCPFHGWKFDAAGKCLDTPAEPAGSKLCERVRQRSYPVLEKSGVLFGWFGEEGTQPPPFPAFDCFTAPASHTFAFKGLWNCNWLQAVEVGIDPAHPSFLHRFLNDEPLEEIGRNAAGKQFRSAAAGEADGERWPMTRIMREFHQPEISFEPQPWGMQLTALRPMTDALTHVRVTQSIFPQTFVIPLSETLTITQMHVPVDDTHTYWYSFFTSFAEPVDKEAMRNQRLQYIELPDYLPKSGRHNHWGFDAREQRTQTYLGMGEDDINVHDQWAVESMGAIQDRTREHLGTSDKVIMANRRMLLKAIETVQAGGVPPGCADASQAAAMTGPDTVDGIAPAGEWATWWRERTRAKRAGAPWTHRTTVAA; the protein is encoded by the coding sequence ATGCGAGCCGAGCAGAACGAATTGATCACACGCATCGGTCCGGGCACGCCCTGCGGCGCGGTGCTGCGCAGCTACTGGCAGCCTGTCGCCCTGGTGGACGAGTTCGACCCGGCGCTCGATCCGCGCATGGCGGAACGCGCGGTGAAGGCCGTGCGCATCCTCGGGCAGGACCTCGTGCTGTTTCGCGACGCGCAGGGCGCGTGGGGCCTGCTCGACCGTGCCTGCCCGCATCGCGGCGCGGACCTGTCTTTCGGGAGGCACGAGGGCGACGGCCTGCGCTGCCCCTTCCACGGCTGGAAATTCGATGCCGCGGGCAAGTGCCTCGACACACCGGCCGAGCCCGCCGGCAGCAAGCTGTGCGAGCGCGTGCGCCAGCGCAGCTATCCGGTGCTGGAGAAAAGCGGCGTGCTCTTCGGCTGGTTCGGCGAGGAAGGGACGCAGCCGCCGCCCTTCCCCGCGTTCGACTGCTTCACGGCGCCCGCGTCCCACACCTTCGCCTTCAAGGGCTTGTGGAACTGCAACTGGCTGCAGGCGGTCGAGGTCGGCATCGACCCCGCGCATCCTTCCTTCCTGCATCGCTTCCTCAACGACGAGCCGCTGGAGGAGATCGGCCGCAATGCGGCGGGCAAGCAGTTCCGCAGCGCCGCGGCCGGAGAAGCGGACGGCGAGCGCTGGCCGATGACGCGCATCATGCGCGAGTTCCACCAACCCGAGATCAGCTTCGAGCCGCAGCCCTGGGGGATGCAGCTCACGGCCTTGCGCCCGATGACGGATGCGCTCACGCACGTGCGCGTGACGCAATCGATCTTCCCGCAGACCTTCGTGATCCCCTTGTCGGAAACGCTCACGATCACGCAGATGCACGTGCCGGTGGACGACACGCACACGTACTGGTATTCGTTCTTCACCAGCTTCGCCGAGCCGGTGGACAAGGAAGCGATGCGCAACCAGCGCCTGCAATACATCGAGCTGCCCGACTACCTGCCGAAGTCCGGCCGCCACAACCACTGGGGATTCGACGCGCGGGAGCAGCGCACGCAAACCTACCTGGGCATGGGCGAGGACGACATCAACGTGCACGACCAGTGGGCGGTGGAGAGCATGGGTGCGATCCAGGACAGGACGCGCGAGCACCTGGGCACGAGCGACAAGGTGATCATGGCCAACCGGCGCATGCTGCTGAAGGCGATCGAGACCGTGCAGGCCGGCGGGGTTCCGCCCGGCTGCGCGGACGCGTCCCAGGCCGCTGCAATGACCGGGCCCGACACGGTCGACGGCATCGCGCCGGCCGGCGAATGGGCGACGTGGTGGCGCGAACGCACGCGTGCCAAGCGCGCGGGCGCACCCTGGACGCATCGCACCACCGTCGCTGCATGA
- the phbB gene encoding acetoacetyl-CoA reductase has product MSQKIAYVTGGMGGIGTAICQRMHKEGFKVIAGCGPTRDFNKWLGEQKALGYTFHASVGNVGAWESTVEAFGKAKAEHGPIDVLVNNAGITRDRMFLKMTREDWDAVIETNLNSMFNVTKQVVGDMVEKGWGRIINISSVNGEKGQAGQTNYSAAKAGMHGFTMALAQELANKGVTVNTVSPGYIGTDMVKAIRPDVLDKIVSTIPVKRLGQPEEIASIIAWLASDEGGYSTGADFSVNGGLHMG; this is encoded by the coding sequence ATGAGCCAGAAAATCGCGTACGTCACGGGCGGCATGGGCGGCATCGGCACCGCCATCTGCCAGCGCATGCACAAGGAAGGATTCAAGGTCATCGCGGGTTGCGGCCCGACGCGTGATTTCAACAAGTGGCTGGGCGAGCAGAAGGCGCTCGGCTACACCTTCCATGCGTCCGTCGGCAATGTCGGCGCGTGGGAATCCACCGTGGAGGCTTTCGGCAAGGCGAAGGCCGAGCACGGCCCGATCGACGTGCTGGTGAACAACGCCGGCATCACGCGCGACCGCATGTTCCTCAAGATGACCCGCGAGGACTGGGACGCGGTGATCGAGACCAACCTCAACTCCATGTTCAATGTGACCAAGCAGGTGGTCGGCGACATGGTGGAAAAGGGCTGGGGCCGCATCATCAACATCTCGTCGGTCAACGGCGAGAAGGGCCAGGCGGGCCAGACGAACTACTCGGCCGCGAAGGCCGGCATGCACGGCTTCACGATGGCGCTGGCGCAGGAGCTCGCCAACAAGGGCGTGACGGTCAACACGGTGAGCCCGGGCTACATCGGCACGGACATGGTCAAGGCGATCCGCCCGGACGTCCTCGACAAGATCGTGAGCACGATCCCCGTCAAGCGCCTGGGGCAGCCGGAAGAGATCGCCTCCATCATCGCGTGGCTCGCCTCCGACGAAGGCGGTTACTCGACGGGCGCGGACTTCTCCGTGAACGGCGGCCTGCACATGGGCTGA
- a CDS encoding RNA-binding protein, giving the protein MKPFQLEPGMLTMRGVFYPTGYMFLMFPTEQDARDAERLLEENGYTDEAISLLTPEMIQEHIARTVGSADIPMPSAGTEADTVRQFSEYASQGHHALMIHAPKASESERVMDVLKDANISYGQKYRQLVIEDLT; this is encoded by the coding sequence ATGAAACCATTCCAACTCGAACCCGGCATGCTCACCATGCGGGGTGTGTTCTATCCCACCGGGTACATGTTCCTCATGTTCCCCACCGAGCAGGATGCCCGCGATGCGGAACGCCTGCTCGAGGAAAACGGCTACACCGACGAGGCCATCTCGCTGCTGACACCCGAGATGATCCAGGAGCACATCGCGCGCACGGTCGGCAGCGCCGACATCCCGATGCCCTCGGCCGGCACCGAAGCGGATACCGTGCGGCAGTTCTCCGAATATGCGAGCCAGGGCCACCACGCGCTCATGATCCACGCGCCGAAGGCCAGCGAGAGCGAGCGCGTCATGGACGTGCTGAAGGACGCCAACATTTCCTATGGGCAGAAGTACCGCCAGCTCGTCATCGAAGACCTGACCTGA
- a CDS encoding acetyl-CoA C-acetyltransferase, whose translation MEDIVIVSAVRTAVGKFGGSLAKIPAPELGAAVIKEALARAKVDPAQVSEVIMGQVLAAGSGQNPARQALLKAGLPKEVPGLTINAVCGSGLKAVMLAAQAIAWGDAEIVVAGGQENMSAAPHVLPNSRDGQRMGDWKLVDTMIVDGLWDVYNQYHMGITAENVAKAHDISRDAQDKLALGSQQKAAAAQEAGKFKDEIVAITIPQKKGDPVVFNSDEFINKKTSAEALAGLRPAFDKAGSVTAGNASGLNDGAAAVVVMSAKKAKELGLKPLARIVSFGTSGLDPATMGMGPVPATKKALERAGWKASDVNLFELNEAFAAQACAVNKELGIDPAKVNVNGGAIAIGHPIGASGARILVTLLHEMGRREAKKGVAALCIGGGMGVSLAVELV comes from the coding sequence ATGGAAGACATCGTCATCGTTTCCGCCGTACGTACCGCCGTCGGCAAGTTCGGCGGCTCGCTCGCCAAGATCCCCGCTCCCGAGCTCGGCGCCGCCGTGATCAAGGAAGCCCTGGCCCGCGCCAAGGTGGACCCGGCGCAGGTCAGCGAAGTCATCATGGGCCAGGTGCTCGCGGCCGGCTCGGGCCAGAACCCGGCGCGCCAGGCGCTGCTGAAGGCCGGCCTGCCCAAGGAAGTCCCGGGCCTCACCATCAACGCCGTGTGCGGCTCGGGCCTGAAGGCCGTGATGCTCGCGGCGCAGGCCATCGCCTGGGGCGACGCGGAGATCGTTGTCGCCGGCGGCCAGGAGAACATGAGCGCCGCGCCGCACGTGCTCCCCAATTCCCGCGACGGCCAGCGCATGGGCGACTGGAAGCTGGTCGACACGATGATCGTCGACGGCCTCTGGGACGTCTACAACCAGTACCACATGGGCATCACCGCCGAGAACGTCGCGAAGGCGCACGACATCAGCCGCGACGCGCAGGACAAGCTCGCGCTCGGCAGCCAGCAGAAGGCCGCGGCCGCGCAGGAAGCCGGCAAGTTCAAGGATGAGATCGTCGCGATCACCATCCCGCAGAAGAAGGGCGACCCGGTCGTCTTCAACTCCGACGAGTTCATCAACAAGAAGACCAGCGCCGAAGCGCTGGCCGGCCTGCGCCCCGCCTTCGACAAGGCTGGCAGCGTCACCGCCGGCAACGCGTCCGGCCTCAACGACGGCGCCGCGGCGGTGGTCGTGATGAGCGCGAAGAAGGCCAAGGAACTCGGCCTGAAGCCGCTCGCGCGCATCGTGTCCTTCGGCACCAGCGGCCTCGACCCCGCCACCATGGGCATGGGCCCCGTCCCGGCGACGAAGAAGGCGCTGGAGCGCGCAGGCTGGAAGGCGAGCGACGTCAACCTGTTCGAGCTGAACGAAGCTTTCGCAGCCCAGGCGTGCGCCGTGAACAAGGAACTCGGCATCGACCCCGCGAAGGTCAACGTCAACGGCGGCGCGATCGCGATCGGGCACCCGATCGGTGCATCGGGCGCGCGCATCCTCGTGACGCTTTTGCACGAGATGGGCCGCCGCGAAGCGAAGAAGGGCGTGGCCGCGCTGTGCATCGGCGGCGGCATGGGGGTTTCCCTCGCAGTCGAACTCGTGTGA
- a CDS encoding PAS-domain containing protein, which produces MAVSDPLHPPDEVPGEARRLARLRMLKILDSAPEPAFDSLTRVAAAICGTPIALISLIDEDRQWFKSRVGLDGDTETPRTLAFCDHAIRQSGVMEVPDALLDPRFRSNPYVTGEPNVRFYAGAPITLPSGERIGTVCVIDRVPAHLTPQQAQSLAELAEVVQVMLTQRAQLMDRVESDIAGHVEHASRLHGANRFLARAETLSRVGGWEADLRTRTVHWTEQNYRNFELKPGTPVGLDDHRRFFNPEALRLMDDTAARALATGEPWDIELPMTTANGRQVWMRSVGHAEFENGVPVRMVGVLQDISALKSARDAEAASLRLLSAVVEHLPCAVSVFDAQFRLIAHNHQFRTLLDFPDRLFEGRQPTLSEFVRFDLARGEYGDADAGEVLERVARQAATPSRHLLLRSHVGAPALEVRRSPMPGGGFVTTYMDVTQARAADEALARAAEITRATLESTTDGLLVVNPDREVLYHNRKFLEMWNLSAEDLAHGVDALRPNIEPQLADPQAFTRRVGELYASPLSEANDELILKDGRVFERYARPMTVEGHAVGRVWSFRDVTEARRAEANVRRAKDEAVAANRAKTEFLDTISHEIRTPLNGVLGMTQLLAAEPLALHQHKYVQLADTSARDLLELIDDLLDLGKIEAGKVELEDIDFRLEDVTRHLEELYRLRAREKDLDFQLEIGPGVPAVLRGDPGRLRQVLNNLLSNALKFTSEGGIGLVIARMPGARSTPQISFTVHDTGIGIAEDVRERLFSRFSQADSSTTRKYGGTGLGLAIVRQLCDAMGGSVSLRSVPGKGSSFRCELPLAAAQAGAASKPGVPVPQQREFRAARLLLAEDNPVNQLVVQGLLAHAGYLDVVIASDGAQAVAAASHEPFDLVIMDCHMPEMDGYQATALLRERGFAKPIIALTANASQAERERCLSIGMNDFLSKPIDGATLTQAVDRWLQPAAANG; this is translated from the coding sequence ATGGCCGTTTCCGACCCCCTCCACCCGCCGGACGAAGTACCCGGCGAAGCCCGGCGGCTCGCCCGGCTGCGCATGCTGAAGATCCTCGACTCCGCGCCCGAGCCCGCCTTCGACAGCCTCACACGGGTTGCCGCCGCCATCTGCGGCACGCCGATCGCCCTCATCAGCCTCATCGACGAAGACCGGCAGTGGTTCAAGTCCCGGGTCGGCCTCGACGGCGACACCGAGACGCCGCGCACCCTCGCCTTCTGCGACCACGCCATCCGGCAGTCGGGCGTGATGGAAGTGCCCGACGCCCTGCTCGACCCCCGCTTCCGGTCCAACCCGTACGTCACCGGCGAGCCCAACGTCCGCTTCTATGCCGGCGCCCCGATCACCCTGCCCTCCGGCGAGCGCATCGGCACCGTGTGCGTGATCGACCGCGTGCCCGCGCACCTCACGCCCCAGCAGGCGCAAAGCCTGGCCGAGCTGGCGGAGGTGGTTCAGGTCATGCTCACGCAGCGCGCGCAACTGATGGACCGTGTCGAGAGCGACATCGCCGGGCACGTGGAGCATGCGAGCCGGCTGCACGGCGCCAACCGCTTCCTCGCGCGCGCCGAAACGCTCAGCCGCGTCGGCGGCTGGGAAGCCGACCTGCGCACGCGCACCGTGCACTGGACGGAGCAGAACTACCGCAACTTCGAACTCAAGCCCGGCACGCCGGTGGGCCTGGATGACCATCGCCGATTCTTCAATCCCGAGGCGCTGCGCCTCATGGACGATACCGCCGCGCGCGCCCTGGCGACCGGCGAGCCCTGGGACATCGAGCTGCCGATGACCACCGCGAACGGGCGCCAGGTGTGGATGCGATCGGTCGGCCACGCGGAGTTCGAGAACGGCGTGCCCGTGCGCATGGTCGGCGTGCTGCAGGACATCAGCGCGCTCAAGTCGGCGCGCGACGCCGAGGCAGCGTCGCTGCGTTTGCTGTCCGCCGTGGTGGAGCACCTGCCGTGCGCCGTCAGCGTGTTCGACGCGCAATTCCGGCTCATCGCGCACAACCACCAGTTCCGCACCTTGCTGGACTTCCCCGACCGCCTGTTCGAAGGGCGCCAGCCCACCTTGTCGGAATTCGTGCGCTTCGACCTCGCACGCGGCGAGTACGGCGATGCCGATGCCGGCGAAGTGCTCGAGCGCGTCGCGCGCCAGGCCGCCACGCCTTCGCGCCACCTGCTCCTGCGCAGCCACGTGGGCGCGCCTGCGCTGGAAGTGCGCCGCTCGCCCATGCCCGGCGGCGGGTTCGTCACCACCTACATGGACGTGACCCAGGCACGCGCCGCCGACGAGGCGCTGGCCCGCGCCGCGGAAATCACGCGCGCGACGCTCGAATCCACCACCGACGGCCTGCTGGTGGTGAACCCCGACCGTGAAGTGCTCTACCACAACCGCAAGTTCCTGGAGATGTGGAACCTCTCCGCGGAGGACCTCGCGCACGGTGTCGACGCACTGCGGCCGAACATCGAGCCCCAGCTCGCCGATCCGCAGGCGTTCACGCGGCGCGTGGGGGAGCTGTACGCGTCGCCGCTCTCCGAAGCCAACGACGAGCTGATCCTCAAGGACGGCCGCGTGTTCGAGCGTTATGCGCGGCCGATGACGGTCGAGGGCCATGCCGTGGGCCGTGTCTGGAGCTTCCGCGATGTGACCGAGGCGCGCCGCGCCGAGGCGAACGTGCGGCGCGCGAAGGACGAAGCGGTGGCGGCCAACCGGGCCAAGACGGAGTTCCTCGACACCATCAGCCACGAGATCCGCACGCCGCTGAACGGTGTCCTGGGCATGACGCAGCTGCTGGCCGCCGAACCGCTCGCGCTGCACCAGCACAAGTACGTGCAGCTGGCCGACACCAGCGCGAGGGACCTGCTCGAGTTGATCGACGACCTGCTGGACCTCGGCAAGATCGAGGCGGGCAAGGTGGAACTGGAGGACATCGACTTCCGCCTGGAGGACGTGACGCGCCACCTGGAGGAGCTCTACCGGCTGCGCGCGCGCGAGAAGGACCTCGACTTCCAGCTGGAGATCGGCCCGGGCGTGCCGGCGGTGCTGCGCGGCGACCCCGGGCGGCTGCGGCAGGTGCTCAACAACCTGCTGTCCAACGCGCTGAAGTTCACCTCCGAAGGCGGCATCGGGCTCGTGATCGCGCGCATGCCGGGCGCGCGTTCGACGCCGCAGATCTCGTTCACCGTGCACGACACGGGCATCGGCATCGCGGAGGACGTGCGCGAACGGCTTTTCTCGCGCTTCTCGCAGGCCGACAGTTCCACCACACGCAAGTACGGCGGGACGGGCCTGGGCCTGGCGATCGTGCGCCAGCTCTGCGACGCGATGGGCGGCAGCGTGAGCCTGCGCAGCGTGCCGGGCAAGGGATCCTCCTTCCGCTGCGAACTGCCCCTGGCGGCGGCGCAGGCCGGTGCAGCCAGCAAGCCCGGGGTGCCGGTGCCGCAGCAGCGGGAATTCCGCGCGGCGCGCCTGCTGCTGGCCGAAGACAACCCCGTCAACCAGCTGGTGGTGCAGGGCCTGCTGGCGCACGCGGGATACCTGGACGTGGTGATCGCGAGCGACGGCGCGCAAGCCGTCGCGGCCGCCTCGCACGAACCGTTCGACCTCGTCATCATGGATTGCCACATGCCCGAGATGGACGGCTACCAGGCGACGGCGCTGCTGCGCGAGCGCGGTTTCGCCAAGCCCATCATCGCGCTCACCGCGAACGCCTCGCAGGCCGAGCGCGAGCGCTGCCTGTCGATCGGGATGAACGATTTCCTCAGCAAGCCCATCGACGGCGCCACGCTCACGCAGGCCGTGGACCGGTGGCTCCAGCCCGCCGCCGCGAACGGCTGA